The Kocuria turfanensis genome contains the following window.
GCACGCCGACGTGGTGATCGTCACCGACGACGACCCCCACGACGAGGAGCCGGCCGGGATCCGCGAGGAGGTCGCCGCCGGAGCGCGGGCGGCCGCCGGCGCCCGCGCCCAGGAGGTGCTCGTGCTCGCACCGCGGGCCGTGGCCATCCGGGCCGCGGTGGCCATGGCGGGACCGGGCGACTCCGTGCTCGTGGCCGGCCGCGGGCACGAGACGGTCCAGGAGATCCGGGGCGTGGACCACCCGCTGGACGACAGGGAAGAGCTGCGGGCCGCACTGGCCGACGCGCAGCAGGGCCGTAGGGAGGACCGATGATCGAACTGACCGCAGCACAGATCGCGCAGATCACCGGCGGGCGCGCCGTCGGCGACGCCGCCGCGCGGGAGGTCGTCGTCGGGCACGTCACGACCGACTCCCGCGAGGCGCGCCCCGGGACGCTGTTCGTGGCGAAGCCGGGCGAGGTCACCGACGGCCACGAGTACGTGGGCGCGGCCTTCGCCGCCGGGGCGGTGCTGGCCCTGGTGGAGCGGGAGGTGACCGACGCCGCCGGCGCGACCTACCCGGGCGTCCTCGTGCCCGACGTGGTCGAGGCGATGGGCCGGCTGGCCGCGTGGGTCGTGGCCCAGCTGCGCGCCGACCACGAGGTCACGGTCGTCGCGGTGACCGGATCCGTGGGCAAGACGACCACCAAGGACCTGCTCCGCGGCATCTTCTCCGCCGAGGGCCCCACGGTCGCCCCCCGCGGCTCGTACAACGGTGAGGTCGGGGTGCCGCTGACGGTCTTCGAGTGCACCGCCGAGACGCGCTACCTCGTGGTCGAGATGGGCGCCACCCGGATCGGCAACATCGACTACCTGTGCCGGATGGTCCGCCCCGACGTCGGGGTGGTGCTGTGCGTGGGCTCCGCCCACGCCGGGGAGTTCGGCGGCGTCGCCAACATCGCCCGGGCCAAGGGCGAGATGGTGGAGTCCCTGCGCGCCGACGGGGTGGCCGTCCTCAACGACGACGACGCCCTGGTGCGGCAGATGCACCGGCGCACCGCCGCCCCCGTGCTGTTCTTCGGGGAGTCCCCGGCCAACGCCCTGCCGGACGTCCCGGCCGCCCGGGTCCACGCCACCGAGGTGCGCCTCGGGCCCGGCGGCAGCCCCGAGTTCCTGCTGCACTTCCCCGACGGCTCCGCGCACCGGATCGTCTCCCGGCTCATCGGGGAGCACCACGTGAGCAACCTCCTCGCGGCCGCCTCCGCGGCCTTCGTGGCCGGGGTGGCCCCGGAGCGGATCGCCGCCTCGCTCAACGCCCAGGGCCCCGCGAGCCG
Protein-coding sequences here:
- a CDS encoding UDP-N-acetylmuramoyl-tripeptide--D-alanyl-D-alanine ligase, producing the protein MIELTAAQIAQITGGRAVGDAAAREVVVGHVTTDSREARPGTLFVAKPGEVTDGHEYVGAAFAAGAVLALVEREVTDAAGATYPGVLVPDVVEAMGRLAAWVVAQLRADHEVTVVAVTGSVGKTTTKDLLRGIFSAEGPTVAPRGSYNGEVGVPLTVFECTAETRYLVVEMGATRIGNIDYLCRMVRPDVGVVLCVGSAHAGEFGGVANIARAKGEMVESLRADGVAVLNDDDALVRQMHRRTAAPVLFFGESPANALPDVPAARVHATEVRLGPGGSPEFLLHFPDGSAHRIVSRLIGEHHVSNLLAAASAAFVAGVAPERIAASLNAQGPASRWRMERTERADGVSVVNDAYNANPQSMRAALQTLAQLGRGADGTAPRRTWAVLGGMLELGDSTVEEHDALGRMVVRLNISKLVAVGELARPVYDAAQLEGSWGNEATWVATAEEAEEILRRELAPGDIVLFKASNASGLGVLGERVAATAAAGADGPAPGNDAPARGDHWRSAGPFVNASLDASGRPVTPGAAAEGDERA